A genomic stretch from Oreochromis aureus strain Israel breed Guangdong linkage group 17, ZZ_aureus, whole genome shotgun sequence includes:
- the tm4sf18 gene encoding transmembrane 4 L6 family member 18: MCCSVGFARSLGLALLPLALCCIVANLLLLFPMGEITYIKQDRLASYIWYFGGLGGGGLLMLVPAVAFTTLGKCSCCWNESLMMCGSVLAAVVGLVGSAYCFILSGYALLQGPQCFTSYGWSYPFADQKGRYLLQPETWTRCLQPVNIVEWNITLLCVLLGLAVLEFIICLLQLGNGLVNAVCRPCCYKQEYSLNA; encoded by the exons ATGTGTTGTTCTGTGGGTTTTGCCAGGTCTCTGGGCCTGGCTCTGTTGCCTCTGGCCCTTTGCTGTATTGTGGcaaacctgctgctgctgtttcccATGGGAGAAATCACCTACATTAAGCAGGACCGCTTGGCCAGCTACATCTGGTACTTTGGTGGCCTGGGAGGTGGGGGGCTGTTG ATGCTGGTTCCAGCTGTTGCCTTCACCACGCTGGGGAAATGTAGTTGCTGCTGGAATGAGAGTTTAATG ATGTGTGGGTCAGTGTTGGCAGCTGTGGTCGGTCTGGTGGGGTCTGCCTACTGTTTCATCTTATCAGGGTATGCACTCCTGCAGGGCCCCCAGTGCTTCACCTCGTATGGATGGTCGTACCCCTTTGCAGACCAAAAGGGGAG GTATCTTCTGCAGCCAGAAACGTGGACACGGTGCCTTCAGCCGGTTAACATCGTAGAGTGGAACATCACTCTGCTGTGTGTCTTACTGGGCCTGGCAGTGCTGGAGTTCATCATCTGTCTCCTACAGCTGGGAAATGGCCTAGTCAACGCTGTCTGCCGGCCCTGCTGCTACAAGCAGGAGTACAGTCTTAATGCTTAg
- the LOC116315484 gene encoding ceruloplasmin: MLRLDLRAVLLLFCVVTCVSGMRREYFLKIEEVSWNYAPTGRNIIQNCSIQDDEEASVFLKSGPQRIGSTYKKAVYKQYSDATYRTEVTKAEWLGYLGPLLMAEEGDTLIVHLKNTASRLYSAHPHGLNYTKGNEGALYPDGTGPELKRDDSVAPGQTVTYEWTLAESHGPTSHDSNCMTRFYHSHVSPPKDINSGLIGPLIVCKRGTLDLHGDSSGDYQYALLFMVSDENFSWYLDENIRTYITNPARNLKEDEDFIESNKMHGINGLLYGNLRGLSMCQGNKIQWHLFALGNEVDMHSVHFHGQILTTMNHHTDTISLFPASSTTAEMVADNPGHWLLTCSVNDHLMAGMQALFEIKKCFPNVHKPRPHGELRQYFIAAEEEVWDYAPTVPTDGAAETFVTRGQNRIGSRYKKVRYVEYTDNTFMTKMLHSPEEQHLGILGPVLKAEEKDTIRVVFKNKASRPYTIQPHGVQYSVEQDGTLYHNELEESYTDKKLRELKRLPRVVTPPPAALVRPGMVHIYEWMVPVGAGPVEGEADCLTYLYYSAVDPVKDTSSGLVGPLLICRPKSLKKGVQKNYNKEFHLMATVFDENLSWYLDDNIRTFTTAPNTVNKEDEGFIESNKMHAINGFVYNNLPGLTMCKGDKVSWHLSGLGSETDIISLYFQGNRFIYEQNRRDTISVFPHISHTVTMEPDSMGQFEVVSATVNHYRNGMRANYTVEKCSILHRQSEMMLHSKTYYIAAMEIDWDYAPNRTWEVEMFRGMESPAPIFLDKQGGFIGSRYKKVVYRQFTSDKFTKQVERTADMEHLGIVGPMIHANVGDKVKVVFKNMATRPYSIHAHGVKTENPSVHQTQPGEIHTYTWYVNKNTGPTTEQEECSVSAYYSTVDVAKDLYSGLIGPLVVCRRSWGRTLGLKKEVEEFALLFLVFDENESWYLDENIRAQIRNPRPNLKDDEDFIESNKMHAINGYVYGNLNGLNMEVGDKVYWYLMGMGNEVDIHTAHWHGHSVEYKLGGGAHRADVYELFPATFQTVKMRPQYPGTWLLHCHVTDHIKAGMEAMYTVTEKPKKSGIFG; encoded by the exons ATGCTGAGGCTGGATTTAAGGGctgttttgctgttgttttgtgtggTAACATGTGTTTCTGGGATGAGACGAGAGTACTTCCTAAAGATAGAGGAGGTGTCGTGGAATTATGCTCCAACTGGGAGGAACATCATCCAAAACTGCTCAATCCAGGACGATGA AGAAGCCTCCGTCTTTTTGAAGAGCGGTCCGCAGCGTATCGGCTCAACCTACAAGAAGGCTGTTTATAAGCAGTACAGCGACGCCACCTACAGGACGGAGGTGACAAAGGCAGAATGGCTGGGTTACCTGGGACCTCTGTTGATGGCTGAGGAGGGTGACACACTGATTGTCCACCTGAAGAACACGGCCTCCAGACTTTACAGCGCCCACCCACATGGTCTGAACTATACTAAAGGCAACGAGG GAGCCCTCTACCCGGATGGCACGGGTCCAGAGCTGAAGCGAGATGATTCAGTAGCTCCTGGTCAAACAGTGACCTACGAGTGGACCCTCGCAGAATCCCACGGCCCAACATCACATGACAGCAACTGCATGACCAGATTCTACCACTCCCACGTCAGCCCGCCAAAAGACATCAACTCAGGGCTGATAGGGCCCCTCATCGTCTGTAAGAGAG GAACTCTGGACTTACATGGCGATAGTTCAGGAGACTACCAGTATGCTCTGCTGTTCATGGTGTCAGATGAGAACTTCAGCTGGTACCTGGATGAAAACATCAGGACATACATCACAAATCCTGCCAGAAACCTGAAGGAGGACGAAGACTTCATTGAGAGCAACAAGATGCATG GTATTAATGGTTTGCTGTATGGTAATCTTCGTGGACTGAGCATGTGCCAAGGCAACAAGATCCAGTGGCATTTGTTTGCATTAGGCAATGAG GTGGACATGCATTCAGTTCATTTCCATGGTCAGATCCTGACCACTATGAACCATCATACAGACACAATCAgtctttttcctgcttctaGCACCACAGCTGAAATGGTAGCTGACAACCCAGGACACTGGCTGCTGACATGTAGTGTCAATGACCACCTGATGG CTGGAATGCAAGCTTTATTTGAGATAAAGAAGTGTTTCCCCAATGTCCACAAGCCCCGGCCTCATGGAGAGCTGCGACAGTACTTCATCGCTGCTGAAGAAGAAGTTTGGGACTATGCTCCTACAGTGCCTACAGATGG TGCGGCAGAAACGTTTGTAACCCGAGGTCAAAACCGCATTGGAAGCCGCTATAAGAAGGTTCGCTATGTGGAGTACACTGACAACACCTTCATGACAAAGATGCTCCACAGCCCAGAAGAACAGCACCTTGGAATTCTGG GTCCTGTGTTGAAGGCTGAAGAGAAAGACACTATCAGGGTGGTGTTCAAGAACAAAGCCAGTCGGCCTTACACAATACAACCTCATGGAGTACAGTACAGCGTGGAACAGGATGGCACACTGTATCACAATGAGTTGGAAG AGTCTTATACAGATAAGAAACTGAGGGAGCTGAAGAGGCTGCCAA GGGTGGTGACTCCTCCCCCTGCTGCTCTGGTCAGACCTGGGATGGTGCACATCTATGAGTGGATGGTGCCTGTAGGTGCTGGACCCGTAGAAGGGGAGGCTGACTGTCTGACCTATCTGTACTACTCTGCTGTGGACCCTGTTAAAGACACCAGCTCTGGACTGGTGGGGCCACTTCTCATTTGTCGACCTAAATCACTGAAGAAGGGAGTACAG aaaaactataataaaGAGTTTCACCTCATGGCTACTGTATTTGATGAGAACCTGAGCTGGTATCTCGATGACAACATTAGGACTTTCACTACTGCTCCCAACACTGTCAACAAGGAGGATGAGGGCTTCATCGAGAGCAACAAAATGCATG CTATCAATGGGTTCGTGTATAACAATCTCCCAGGGCTGACCATGTGTAAGGGCGATAAAGTATCATGGCACCTGTCAGGACTGGGGTCAGAGACAGACATCATCAGTCTTTACTTCCAGGGCAACCGTTTCATCTACGAGCAGAACAGACGGGACACCATCAGCGTATTCCCTCACATCTCACACACTGTCACTATGGAGCCGGACAGCATGG GTCAGTTCGAGGTGGTATCTGCTACAGTGAACCATTACCGTAATGGGATGAGGGCCAACTACACGGTAGAGAAGTGCAGCATACTTCATCGTCAGAGTGAGATGATGTTACATTCAAAAACCTACTACATCGCTGCCATGGAAATAGACTGGGACTACGCTCCAAACCGAACCTGGGAGGTGGAGATGTTCCGCGGCATGGAGAG TCCTGCCCCCATCTTTCTGGACAAGCAGGGTGGATTCATAGGCTCTCGTTACAAGAAGGTCGTCTACCGACAGTTCACCAGTGACAAGTTTACCAAACAGGTCGAAAGAACAGCTGATATGGAGCACCTCGGCATTGTGG GTCCAATGATTCATGCTAATGTTGGAGACAAAGTTAAGGTGGTTTTCAAGAACATGGCAACCAGACCTTATTCCATTCATGCACACGGAGTCAAAACAGAAAACCCCAGCGTGCACCAAACCCAACCAG GTGAAATTCACACCTACACCTGGTATGTCAACAAGAACACTGGACCAACAACAGAGCAAGAGGAGTGCTCTGTGTCAGCGTACTACTCTACTGTTGATGTTGCAAAG GACCTTTACAGCGGACTGATTGGTCCATTAGTGGTCTGCCGCCGTAGTTGGGGCAG GACTTTAGGACTGAAGAAGGAAGTGGAAGAGTTTGCACTGCTTTTCCTGGTTTTTGATGAGAATGAGAGTTG GTATCTGGATGAAAACATCAGAGCGCAGATCAGGAACCCTCGCCCAAACTTAAAGGATGATGAAGACTTTATAGAGAGCAACAAAATGCACG CCATCAATGGATATGTGTATGGTAACCTGAATGGTTTGAACATGGAGGTGGGCGATAAGGTGTACTGGTACCTAATGGGAATGGGCAATGAAGTGGACATACACACAGCACACTGGCATGGCCATAGTGTGGAATATAAG CTGGGTGGAGGTGCTCACCGTGCTGATGTGTATGAGCTGTTTCCAGCCACCTTTCAG ACAGTAAAGATGCGTCCTCAGTATCCCGGTACTTGGCTGCTCCACTGTCACGTCACAGACCACATTAAAGCTGGCATGGAAGCCATGTACACTGTTACTGAAAAAC CAAAGAAGAGTGGAATCTTTGGCTGA